The DNA region GGTTCGTCCGTCCCGGTCCTCTCGTACTAGGGACAGCCCTTCTCAACACTCCTACGCGCACAGCGGATAGGGACCGAACTGTCTCACGACGTTCTAAACCCAGCTCGCGTACCGCTTTAATGGGCGAACAGCCCAACCCTTGGGACCTACTCCAGCCCCAGGATGCGACGAGCCGACATCGAGGTGCCAAACCATCCCGTCGATATGGACTCTTGGGGAAGATCAGCCTGTTATCCCCGGGGTACCTTTTATCCGTTGAGCGACGGCGCTTCCACAAGCCACCGCCGGATCACTAGTCCCTACTTTCGTACCTGCTCGACCCGTCAGTCTCACAGTCAAGCTCCCTTGTGCACTTACACTCAACACCTGATTGCCAACCAGGCTGAGGGAACCTTTGGGCGCCTCCGTTACCCTTTAGGAGGCAACCGCCCCAGTTAAACTACCCACCAGACACTGTCCCTGATCCGGATCACGGACCCAGGTTAGACATCCAGCACGACCAGAGTGGTATTTCAACGGCGACTCCACAACAACTGGCGTTGCTGCTTCACAGTCTCCCACCTATCCTACACAAGCCGAACCGAACACCAATATCAAGCTATAGTAAAGGTCCCGGGGTCTTTCCGTCCTGCTGCGCGAAACGAGCATCTTTACTCGTAATGCAATTTCACCGGGCCTATGGTTGAGACAGTCGAGAAGTCGTTACGCCATTCGTGCAGGTCGGAACTTACCCGACAAGGAATTTCGCTACCTTAGGATGGTTATAGTTACCACCGCCGTTTACTGGCGCTTAAGTTCTCAGCTTCGCCTAGTCGAAACTAAGCTAACCGGTCCCCTTAACGTTCCAGCACCGGGCAGGCGTCAGTCCGTATACATCGCCTTACGGCTTCGCACGGACCTGTGTTTTTAGTAAACAGTCGCTTCTCGCTGGTCTCTGCGGCCACCCCCAGCTCAAGGCGCAAAGCCCGTCACCAGGAATGGCCCCCCTTCTCCCGAAGTTACGGGGGCATTTTGCCGAGTTCCTTAACCATAGTTCACCCGAACGCCTCGGTATTCTCTACCTGACCACCTGAGTCGGTTTGGGGTACGGGCCGCCATGAAACTCGCTAGAGGCTTTTCTCGACAGCATAGGATCATCCACTTCACCACAATCGGCTCGGCATCAGGTCTCAGACTATATGTGAGGCGGATTTGCCTACCCCACGTCCTACACCCTTACCCCGGGACAACCACCGCCCGGGCTGGACTACCTTCCTGCGTCACCCCATCGCTCACCTACTGCAGACTTGGACCGGCGGCTCCACCACTTCCCTTCACCCGAAGGATCCGGGACGGCTTCACGGCCTTAGCATCACCTGGTTCAGCGTTGGCGCTTCAAAGCGGGTACGGGAATATCAACCCGTTGTCCATCGACTACGCCTGTCGGCCTCGCCTTAGGTCCCGACTTACCCTGGGCAGATCAGCTTGACCCAGGAACCCTTGGTCAATCGGCGCAAGAGTTTCCCACTCTTGTATCGCTACTCATGCCTGCATTCTCACTCGTATACCGTCCACGACTCGATTCCTCGGCCGCTTCACCCGGCACACGACGCTCCCCTACCCATCACAGCCCCCGTTAGGAGTATTGCTGCAATGACACGACTTCGGTGGTGTGCTTGAGCCCCGCTACATTGTCGGCGCGGAATCACTTGACCAGTGAGCTATTACGCACTCTTTCAAGGGTGGCTGCTTCTAAGCCAACCTCCTGGTTGTCTCTGCGACTCCACATCCTTTCCCACTTAGCACACGCTTAGGGACCTTAGTCGGTGTTCTGGGCTGTTTCCCTCTCGACCATGGAGCTTATCCCCCACAGTCTCACTGCCACGCTCTCACTTACCGGCATTCGGAGTTTGGCTAAGGTCAGTAACCCGGTAAGGCCCATCGCCTATCCAGTGCTCTACCTCCGGCAAGAAACACGTGACGCTGCACCTAAATGCATTTCGGGGAGAACCAGCTATCACGGAGTTTGATTGGCCTTTCACCCCTAACCACAGGTCATCCCCCAGGTTTTCAACCCTGGTGGGTTCGGTCCTCCACACGGTCTTACCCGCGCTTCAACCTGCCCATGGCTAGATCACTCCGCTTCGGGTCTTGGGCATGCAACTCAACCGCCCTATTCGGACTCGCTTTCGCTACGGCTACCCCACACGGGTTAACCTCGCTACACACCGCAAACTCGCAGGCTCATTCTTCAAAAGGCACGCAGTCACGGCCAGCCGGCAAGCCGACTGACGACGCTCCCACGGCTTGTAGGCACACGGTTTCAGGTACTATTTCACTCCGCTCCCGCGGTACTTTTCACCATTCCCTCACGGTACTATCCGCTATCGGTCACCAGGGAATATTTAGGCTTAGCGGGTGGTCCCGCCAGATTCACACGGGATTTCTCGGGCCCCGTGCTACTTGGGAGATGAGCAAGCAAGCCGTACAGATTTCGTCTACGGGGGTCTTACCCTCTACGCCGGACCTTTCGCATGTCCTTCGACTACCCATACGGTTTCTGACTCGCCCAGCCGCCGGCAGACGACTGAAGCTCATTCCCACAACCCCGCATTGGCAACCCCTGCCGGGTCTCACACCAATACGGTTTAGCCTCATCCAGTTTCGCTCGCCACTACTCCCGGAATCACGGTTGTTTTCTCTTCCTGCGGGTACTGAGATGTTTCACTTCCCCGCGTTCCCTCCACACTGCCTATGTGTTCAGCAGCGGGTGACAGCCCATGACGACTGCCGGGTTTCCCCATTCGGACACCCCCGGATCAAAGCTCGGTTGACAGCTCCCCGGGGCCTATCGCGGCCTCCCACGTCCTTCATCGGTTCCTGGTGCCAAGGCATCCACCGTGCGCCCTTAAAAACTTGGCCACAGATGCTCGCGTCCACTGTGCAGTTCTCAAACAACGACCAGTCACACACCCTCGACAACCCGAACCGGGCTACCTCGAGTGAGGCCGGCAACCATGAGGCAACTCCCGTTCCCTCAGGACCCAACAACGTGCCCGACACAACCAGAACCAGACCCTCTCTTCCACGCCGAAGCAGTACTAGGAGACCAAGCCCTCGCTGTGCCGAATAGTCAACGTTCCACCCATGAGCGAGCACTCCGGGACGTTCGCCCGAAGCTGCTATGTGCTCCTTAGAAAGGAGGTGATCCAGCCGCACCTTCCGGTACGGCTACCTTGTTACGACTTCGTCCCAATCGCTGGTCCCACCTTCGACGGCTCCATCCCAGAGGGTTAGGCCACCGGCTTCGGGTGTTACCGACTTTCGTGACGTGACGGGCGGTGTGTACAAGGCCCGGGAACGTATTCACCGCAGCATGCTGATCTGCGATTACTAGCAACTCCAACTTCATGGGGTCGAGTTGCAGACCCCAATCCGAACTGAGGCCGGCTTTTTGGGATTCGCTCCGCCTCACGGCATCGCAGCCCTTTGTACCGACCATTGTAGCACGTGTGCAGCCCAAGACATAAGGGGCATGATGATTTGACGTCGTCCCCACCTTCCTCCGAGTTGACCCCGGCAGTCTCCTGTGAGTCCCCGACATTACTCGCTGGCAACACAGAACAAGGGTTGCGCTCGTTGCGGGACTTAACCCAACATCTCACGACACGAGCTGACGACAACCATGCACCACCTGTATACCGACCACAAGGGGGCACCTGTCTCCAGGTGTTTCCGGCATATGTCAAGCCTTGGTAAGGTTCTTCGCGTTGCGTCGAATTAAGCCACATGCTCCGCTGCTTGTGCGGGCCCCCGTCAATTCCTTTGAGTTTTAGCCTTGCGGCCGTACTCCCCAGGCGGGGAACTTAATGCGTTAGCTGCGGCACCGACCACGTGGAATGTGGCCAACACCTAGTTCCCAACGTTTACGGCGTGGACTACCAGGGTATCTAATCCTGTTCGCTCCCCACGCTTTCGCTCCTCAGCGTCAGTAATGGCCCAGAGATCCGCCTTCGCCACCGGTGTTCCTCCTGATATCTGCGCATTTCACCGCTACACCAGGAATTCCGATCTCCCCTACCACACTCTAGCCTGCCCGTATCGAATGCAGACCCGGGGTTAAGCCCCGGGCTTTCACATCCGACGCGACAGGCCGCCTACGAGCTCTTTACGCCCAATAATTCCGGACAACGCTCGCACCCTACGTATTACCGCGGCTGCTGGCACGTAGTTAGCCGGTGCTTCTTCTGCAGGTACCGTCACTTGCGCTTCTTCCCTGCTGAAAGAGGTTTACAACCCGAAGGCCGTCATCCCTCACGCGGCGTCGCTGCATCAGGCTTTCGCCCATTGTGCAATATTCCCCACTGCTGCCTCCCGTAGGAGTCTGGGCCGTGTCTCAGTCCCAGTGTGGCCGGTCGCCCTCTCAGGCCGGCTACCCGTCGTCGCCTTGGTAGGCCATTACCCCACCAACAAGCTGATAGGCCGCGGGCTCATCCTGCACCGCCGGAGCTTTCCACCAACCCCCATGCGGAGGAAGGTCATATCCGGTATTAGACCCCGTTTCCAGGGCTTGTCCCAGAGTGCAGGGCAGATTGCCCACGTGTTACTCACCCGTTCGCCACTGATCCACCCCGAAGGGCTTCACCGTTCGACTTGCATGTGTTAAGCACGCCGCCAGCGTTCGTCCTGAGCCAGGATCAAACTCTCCGTGAATGTTTACCCGTAATCGGGTCCACACCCGCGTTGAGCGGCACGGCAACCACCGGAATAGGGCGGCCCCGCGCACTGCGTCCTCGCTAGTGTTATTTCAAAAGGAATCTCCAACCCCGATCACAATGACCGAGGCCGGGGATGTCAACATATCTGGCGTTGACTTTTGGCACGCTGTTGAGTTCTCAAGGAACGGACGCTTCCTTCGGACCGCCTTCCAGCGGGCCCTCCGGGCGCTTCGTTCTTTCGTGTTTCCAGCTTATCAGATGTTTTCCGCCCCGTTTTCCGGAGTTTCATTCATCGGATTCGCTTTCCGCTTTGTTGCCCCGGTCTCCCGCGGCGACTCCGGAACTGTACGGGTACCGGCCCGCCACATGCAAATCGCCTCCGCCCGGGTTCCGGGCGGAGGCGATCGCTGTGCGGCGGGGTCGACCGGCGCATCGTCAGGCGCGGCCCATCTCCTCGGAGATGGCCGCCGCGAACGCGTCGATGTCCGCCTCCGTGGTGTCGTAGGAGCACATCCAGCGGACCTCACCGGTGTGCTCATTCCAGAAGTAGAAGCGGTAACGCTTCTGCAGTCGCTCGCTCACCTCGCGCGGGAGGATCGCGAACACCGCGTTGGCCTGGACCGGGCGCACGATCTCGACGCCGTCGATCTTCCGGACCGCCGCCTCCAGCCGGCTGGCCATCGCGTTGGCGTGGCCGGCGTTGCGCAGGTAGAGGTCGCCCGCGAGCAGGGCCTCGAACTGGACGGAGACGAAGCGCATCTTCGAGGCGAGCTGCATCGAGGTCTTGCGCAGGTACTTGATGTTGCGCACCCGGTCCGGGTTGAGCACCACCACGACCTCGCCGAGCAGCAGACCGTTCTTCGTGCCGCCGAAGGACAGCACGTCAACGCCGAGGTCGGTCGTGAAGGCGCGCATCGGCTGGCCGAGCGAGGCGGCGGCGTTCGCCAGCCGGGAGCCGTCCATGTGGACGAGCATGCCGAGCTGGTGGGCGTGCTCGACGATCGCGCGGATCTCGTCGATCGTGTAGAGGGTGCCGAGCTCGGTGCTCTGGGTGATGGAGACCGCGAGCGGCTGCGCGCGGTGCTCGTCGCCGAAGCCGTAGGCCTGCTGGTCGAGCAGCTCGGGGGTGAGCTTGCCGTCCGGGGTGGGGACGATGTGCAGCTTGATGCCGCCCATCTTCTCCGGGGCGCCGCCCTCGTCCACGTGGATGTGGGCGCTGTCGGCGCAGACCACGGCGCCCCAGCGGGGCAGCAGCGCCTGGAGGGCGACCACGTTGGCGCCGGTGCCGTTGAAGACCGGGTAGGCCTCGGCCCGGTCGCCGAAGTGGCGGCGGAAGACGTCCTGGAGGTGTGCCGTGTAGTCGTCCTCGCCGTAGGCGACCTGGTGGCCGCCGTTGGCGAGGGCGATCGCGGCGAGGACCTCGGGGTGCACGCCGGCGTAGTTGTCGCTGGCGAAGCCGCGGACGGTGGGGTCGTGCCGCCGTACCGCGTCCGTACGGGTGGGGTCGGTCATCGGGCTGTCAGCCACAGGTGCTGTCCGTTCAGTTCTGCTGCGGGGCGGTCCCAGAGGTCCGCCAGGTGTCCGGCGAGGTCGGCGGTGTCGGTGAAGCCGGCGAACTTCGCCTCCGGCTTCTCGGCCCGCATCTCGGGGCTGACCAGCGCCTTGATGACCAGGATCGCAGCCGCCGCGGTGGGCTCGCCGTCCGGGGCGGTGGTCTCCTTCTTGAAGGAGTCGGCCATGGCGAGGGTCCAGGCCTCGGTGGCGGCCTTGGCGGCCGCATAGGCGGCGCCGCCCGCGGTGGGCTTGTGCGCGGCCGCGGCGGAGACCATCGCGTAGCGACCGGCCGAGCTGCGGACCAGCGCGGGCTGGAAGGCCAGCGAGGTGTGCTGGAGGGTGCGCACCACGGTGTCGTGCAGGAAGTCCCAGTCGTCCAGGCGGGTGTCGAAGAAGGTCTTGCTGCCGCGCCAGCCGCCGACCAGGTGGAACAGGCCGTCGACGTGGCCGTGCTCGGCCTCCAGGTGGTCGGCCCAGTCGTGGACCTCCTGCGGGTCGAGCAGGTCGATCACCTGGCCGCTCACCTTCGCGCCGCGCACCGCGACGCGGGTGGCGTCCAGGGCGGCCTCCAGGCGCCTGGCGTCGATGTCGGCACCGATCACGGTGGCGCCTTCGGCGGTGAGGCGGCGCAGCACGGCCTGACCGGCGGGGCCGCTGGCTCCGGCGACGGCGATGACCTTGCCGGCCAGCTTGGTGGAGGGGGTGGTGGTCACGCGGCGACTCCCTGGATACCGGCGCCGGTGATGCCGGCGGTGGCGGCGATGACGCCGCGGAGCTTCTTGGACAGGGCCTCGTAGAACATGCTCAGCGGGAACTCGTCCGGGAGCACGGCGTCGCACAGCGCCTTGTTCAGGGCCTTGCCGTCCGTGATGTCGAGCGGGAGGGCCTCGGGGCCCTTCGCCCAGGTGGAGGCCGGGTGCGGGGTGAGGTATCGGGAGACCAGCTCGTAGGCGGCGATCCAGTGGGCCGGCTTGGGCCGGTCGATGCCGTCGCGGTACAGGGTCTCGATCTCGCCGCAGAGCGCGTTGGTGACCTGCGGGGCGCGCTCCCAGTCGATGGTGAGGCGGTTGTCGCGCCAGCGCAGCGCGTCGTGCTTGTGCAGGTACGCGAAGAGCAGCTGGCCGCCGAGGCCGTCGTAGTTGCGGACGCGGTCGCCGCTGACCGGGAAGCGGAACAGGCGGTCGAAGAGGATCGCGTACTGGACGTCGCGGGCGTGCGGGTCGCCCTCGGCTTCGAGCTTCACCGCCTCCTTGAAGGTGGTGAGGTCGCAGCGGAGCTCCTCCAGGCCGTACATCCAGAACGGGCTGCGCTGCTTGATCATGAACGGGTCGAACGGCAGGTCGCCGTGGCTGTGGGTGCGGTCGTGGACCAGGTCCCACAGGACGAAGGTCTCC from Kitasatospora cathayae includes:
- a CDS encoding SDR family NAD(P)-dependent oxidoreductase — translated: MTTTPSTKLAGKVIAVAGASGPAGQAVLRRLTAEGATVIGADIDARRLEAALDATRVAVRGAKVSGQVIDLLDPQEVHDWADHLEAEHGHVDGLFHLVGGWRGSKTFFDTRLDDWDFLHDTVVRTLQHTSLAFQPALVRSSAGRYAMVSAAAAHKPTAGGAAYAAAKAATEAWTLAMADSFKKETTAPDGEPTAAAAILVIKALVSPEMRAEKPEAKFAGFTDTADLAGHLADLWDRPAAELNGQHLWLTAR
- a CDS encoding threonine aldolase family protein, coding for MTDPTRTDAVRRHDPTVRGFASDNYAGVHPEVLAAIALANGGHQVAYGEDDYTAHLQDVFRRHFGDRAEAYPVFNGTGANVVALQALLPRWGAVVCADSAHIHVDEGGAPEKMGGIKLHIVPTPDGKLTPELLDQQAYGFGDEHRAQPLAVSITQSTELGTLYTIDEIRAIVEHAHQLGMLVHMDGSRLANAAASLGQPMRAFTTDLGVDVLSFGGTKNGLLLGEVVVVLNPDRVRNIKYLRKTSMQLASKMRFVSVQFEALLAGDLYLRNAGHANAMASRLEAAVRKIDGVEIVRPVQANAVFAILPREVSERLQKRYRFYFWNEHTGEVRWMCSYDTTEADIDAFAAAISEEMGRA